One part of the Vibrio palustris genome encodes these proteins:
- the lpdA gene encoding dihydrolipoyl dehydrogenase, whose amino-acid sequence MSKEIKAQVVVLGAGPAGYSAAFRCADLGLDTVLIERYNTLGGVCLNVGCIPSKALLHVAKVIEEAKALSEHGIVFGEPSTDIDKIRLWKEKVINQLTGGLGGMAKMRKVNVVNGLGQFTGPNTIEVDGEEGKTVVNFDNAIIAAGSRPIKLPFIPHEDPRIWDSTDALELKEVPEKLLIMGGGIIGLEMGTVYDALGSQVDVVEMFDQVIPAADKDVVKVFTKRISKKFNLMLETKVTAVEAKEDGIYVSMEGKKAPAEAERYDAVLVAIGRSPNGQLLAADQAGIEVDERGFINVDKQMRTNVPHIYAIGDIVGQPMLAHKGVHEGHVAAEVISGKKHYFDPKVIPSIAYTDPEVAWVGKTEKEAKAEGINYETAIFPWAASGRAIASDCADGMTKLIFDKDTHRVIGGAIVGANGGELLGEIGLAIEMGCDAEDLALTIHAHPTLHESVGLAAEVFEGSITDLPNAKAKKK is encoded by the coding sequence ATGAGCAAAGAAATAAAAGCCCAAGTTGTTGTACTTGGTGCCGGTCCTGCTGGTTACTCCGCCGCCTTCCGTTGCGCAGACTTAGGTCTAGATACGGTTCTCATCGAACGTTATAACACCCTAGGTGGTGTATGTCTTAACGTTGGTTGTATTCCTTCAAAAGCATTGCTTCACGTTGCTAAAGTGATTGAAGAAGCAAAAGCGCTTTCTGAGCACGGCATCGTGTTCGGTGAACCATCGACAGATATCGATAAGATTCGTCTATGGAAAGAGAAGGTAATTAACCAACTTACTGGCGGTCTTGGCGGTATGGCTAAGATGCGTAAAGTTAACGTAGTTAACGGTCTTGGTCAGTTTACTGGCCCTAACACTATCGAAGTGGATGGTGAAGAAGGTAAGACGGTTGTTAACTTTGATAATGCGATTATCGCCGCTGGTTCTCGTCCAATTAAATTGCCGTTCATTCCACATGAAGACCCACGTATTTGGGATTCTACCGATGCTCTAGAACTGAAAGAAGTTCCAGAAAAACTGCTTATTATGGGCGGTGGTATCATCGGTCTAGAAATGGGTACCGTGTACGATGCACTTGGTTCACAGGTCGATGTGGTTGAAATGTTTGACCAAGTCATTCCTGCTGCCGATAAAGATGTAGTAAAAGTCTTTACTAAGCGTATTTCTAAGAAATTCAACCTAATGCTAGAGACGAAAGTGACAGCGGTTGAAGCAAAAGAAGACGGTATCTACGTTTCAATGGAAGGCAAAAAAGCACCAGCAGAAGCTGAGCGCTATGATGCTGTTCTTGTTGCTATCGGTCGTTCACCGAACGGTCAATTGCTTGCCGCTGATCAAGCAGGCATTGAAGTTGATGAGCGTGGCTTTATTAACGTTGATAAGCAAATGCGTACTAACGTACCACACATCTATGCGATTGGTGATATTGTTGGTCAACCTATGTTGGCTCACAAAGGTGTGCACGAAGGTCACGTTGCGGCAGAAGTGATTTCTGGTAAGAAACACTACTTCGATCCTAAGGTTATCCCATCAATCGCTTATACCGATCCAGAAGTTGCTTGGGTTGGTAAAACAGAGAAAGAAGCGAAAGCGGAAGGTATCAACTACGAAACCGCTATTTTCCCATGGGCTGCTTCAGGCCGTGCGATTGCTTCTGACTGTGCAGATGGTATGACTAAGCTTATCTTTGATAAAGATACACACCGTGTTATTGGTGGCGCAATCGTTGGTGCTAACGGTGGTGAGCTACTAGGTGAAATTGGTCTTGCGATTGAAATGGGTTGTGATGCAGAAGATCTTGCATTGACTATCCATGCACACCCAACGTTACATGAATCTGTTGGTCTTGCTGCCGAAGTATTTGAAGGGTCAATTACTGATCTACCGAATGCAAAAGCGAAAAAGAAATAA
- the aceE gene encoding pyruvate dehydrogenase (acetyl-transferring), homodimeric type: MSDMKHDVDALETQEWLESLESVVREEGVERAQFLLEEVLGQARLDGVDMPTGTTTNYINTIPVDQEPAYPGDTKIESRIRSIIRWNAIMIVLRASKKDLELGGHMASYQSSAAFYETCFNHFFRAPNEKDGGDLVYYQGHISPGIYARAFVEGRLTEEQLDHFRQEVDGKGIPSYPHPKLMPEFWQFPTVSMGLAPMGSIYQARFLKYLDGRGLQDTSEQRVYAFLGDGEMDEPESRGAISLAAREKLDNLCFVINCNLQRLDGPVMGNGKIVQELEGLFRGAGWNVVKVLWGNNWDSLLAKDTSGKLLQLMNETIDGDYQTFKSKDGAYVREHFFGKYPETAALVADWTDEEIFALKRGGHETSKMYAAFKNAQDTKGKPTVILAQTVKGYGMGEAAEGKNIAHQVKKMDMTHVHQMRDRLGLQDLVSDEEVKSLPYLKLEEGSAEYEYLHARRQALHGYTPQRRTHFEEKLQVPELEEFKPLLDAQKRDISSTMAFVRTLNTLLKNKSIGERVVPIIADEARTFGMEGLFRQIGIYNPNGQEYTPEDRGVVSYYKEATSGQVLQEGINELGAMSSWVAASTSYSTNNLPMIPFYIYYSMFGFQRVGDMAWMAGDQQARGFLLGGTAGRTTLNGEGLQHEDGHSHIQANTIPNCVSYDPTFAYEVAVIVQDGIRRMYGENQENVFYYLTLMNENYPMPAMPEGAEEGIRKGIYKLETYTGSKGKIQLMSSGTIMNEVRKAAQILSDDYGVASDVYSVTSFNEITREGQAVERHNMLHPEAEEQVAYIAQVMGTEPAIAATDYMKNYAEQVRAFLPAESYKVLGTDGFGRSDSRENLRRHFEVNAEYVVVAALSELAKRGDVEKSVVAEAIKKFNIDVEKTNPLHA; this comes from the coding sequence ATGTCTGATATGAAGCATGACGTAGATGCACTGGAAACTCAGGAGTGGTTAGAGTCTCTTGAATCAGTTGTACGTGAAGAAGGCGTAGAACGTGCTCAGTTCTTATTAGAAGAAGTTCTAGGACAAGCACGCCTTGACGGCGTTGATATGCCAACTGGCACAACAACGAACTACATTAACACCATCCCAGTCGATCAAGAACCGGCATACCCTGGTGACACGAAGATTGAAAGTCGTATCCGTTCAATCATCCGCTGGAATGCAATCATGATTGTCCTGCGCGCTTCTAAGAAAGACTTAGAGTTAGGCGGCCACATGGCGTCTTACCAGTCTTCAGCAGCGTTCTACGAAACGTGTTTCAACCACTTTTTCCGTGCTCCAAACGAAAAAGACGGTGGCGATCTAGTTTATTACCAAGGTCACATTTCTCCTGGTATTTACGCTCGTGCATTTGTTGAAGGTCGTTTGACTGAAGAACAACTTGACCATTTCCGTCAAGAAGTGGACGGCAAAGGTATTCCTTCGTACCCACACCCTAAATTGATGCCTGAATTCTGGCAGTTCCCAACGGTATCTATGGGTCTGGCACCAATGGGCTCAATCTACCAAGCACGTTTCTTGAAATACCTAGATGGTCGTGGTCTTCAAGATACGTCTGAACAGCGTGTATACGCGTTCCTAGGTGACGGTGAGATGGATGAACCAGAATCACGTGGTGCAATTTCTCTAGCAGCTCGTGAAAAACTGGACAACCTATGTTTCGTTATCAACTGTAACCTACAGCGTCTTGATGGACCTGTAATGGGTAACGGTAAGATTGTTCAAGAACTTGAAGGTCTATTCCGCGGTGCAGGTTGGAACGTAGTGAAAGTACTATGGGGCAACAACTGGGATTCACTGCTGGCTAAAGACACATCAGGTAAACTGCTTCAATTGATGAATGAAACCATTGATGGCGACTACCAAACGTTTAAATCGAAAGACGGTGCTTACGTACGTGAACACTTCTTTGGTAAGTACCCAGAAACAGCGGCGCTAGTTGCTGACTGGACTGACGAAGAAATCTTTGCTCTAAAACGTGGTGGTCACGAAACGTCTAAAATGTACGCGGCATTCAAAAATGCACAAGACACCAAAGGCAAGCCAACGGTTATTCTTGCTCAAACTGTAAAAGGTTACGGTATGGGTGAAGCAGCTGAAGGTAAAAACATCGCGCACCAAGTTAAGAAAATGGACATGACTCATGTACATCAAATGCGTGATCGCCTAGGTCTACAAGATCTGGTTTCTGATGAAGAAGTGAAATCACTGCCTTACTTGAAACTCGAAGAAGGTTCTGCAGAGTACGAATACCTGCACGCACGTCGTCAAGCTCTGCACGGTTACACGCCTCAGCGTCGTACTCACTTTGAAGAAAAACTTCAAGTGCCAGAGCTGGAAGAATTCAAGCCTCTGCTTGATGCTCAAAAACGTGATATTTCATCAACAATGGCATTCGTTCGTACTTTGAACACGCTATTGAAAAACAAGAGCATTGGTGAGCGCGTTGTGCCTATCATTGCCGATGAAGCTCGTACGTTTGGTATGGAAGGTCTATTCCGTCAAATTGGTATTTATAACCCGAATGGCCAAGAATATACGCCAGAAGACCGTGGTGTTGTCTCTTACTACAAAGAAGCAACCTCAGGTCAGGTTCTACAAGAAGGTATCAATGAGCTAGGTGCAATGTCTTCATGGGTTGCTGCGTCAACCTCATACAGCACCAACAACTTGCCAATGATTCCATTCTACATCTACTACTCTATGTTCGGTTTCCAACGTGTTGGTGACATGGCATGGATGGCAGGTGACCAACAAGCACGTGGTTTCTTACTAGGTGGTACTGCTGGTCGTACAACGTTGAACGGTGAAGGTCTACAGCACGAAGATGGCCACAGCCATATTCAAGCGAACACGATCCCTAACTGTGTTTCTTATGACCCAACATTCGCTTACGAAGTTGCGGTTATCGTACAAGACGGTATTCGTCGTATGTACGGTGAGAACCAAGAAAACGTGTTCTACTACCTAACGCTAATGAATGAAAACTACCCAATGCCAGCAATGCCGGAAGGCGCTGAAGAAGGCATTCGTAAAGGTATCTATAAGCTAGAAACTTACACAGGTTCTAAAGGTAAGATTCAGCTAATGAGCTCTGGTACGATCATGAACGAAGTACGTAAAGCAGCACAGATCCTAAGCGATGATTACGGCGTAGCGTCTGATGTTTACTCAGTAACGTCTTTCAACGAGATCACTCGTGAAGGCCAAGCTGTAGAACGTCACAACATGCTGCACCCAGAAGCAGAAGAGCAAGTGGCTTACATTGCACAAGTTATGGGTACAGAACCAGCAATCGCTGCGACTGACTACATGAAAAACTACGCAGAACAAGTTCGTGCTTTCCTTCCGGCTGAGTCTTATAAAGTACTTGGTACAGACGGTTTCGGTCGTTCAGACAGCCGTGAGAACCTACGTCGTCACTTCGAAGTTAATGCCGAATACGTTGTAGTTGCAGCACTAAGTGAGCTTGCTAAACGTGGAGACGTTGAAAAATCTGTGGTTGCAGAAGCCATTAAGAAATTCAACATCGACGTAGAAAAAACTAACCCACTACACGCTTAA
- the dsbC gene encoding bifunctional protein-disulfide isomerase/oxidoreductase DsbC has protein sequence MTLLRRLFIVALPICALVLTTPASVAAPQSNGVMKHANVDKQAFQSRLGKLGIQVLDVQPADIDGLVEVHTNGGVLYATPNAEKFIAGTLYGMDGSGNYVDLLAKRQAPLNAKKIAAERDDMIEYKADNQKYVITVFTDITCGYCAKLHSQMKEYNDEGITVRYLAFPRQGPHSEVASQMASIWCDKDPAAAMDQAKQSHSLPKPSANIAQCKQEVAHQFQLGQSLGVNGTPAIFLPNGEMVGGYLPPKQLLARLQQS, from the coding sequence ATGACTTTACTCCGTCGACTGTTTATTGTAGCGCTCCCTATATGCGCCCTTGTGTTGACTACACCTGCGAGTGTGGCTGCGCCCCAATCCAATGGTGTGATGAAACACGCCAACGTAGACAAACAAGCATTTCAATCCCGTTTAGGTAAGCTCGGTATTCAAGTCCTTGATGTACAACCTGCAGATATTGATGGTTTGGTTGAAGTTCATACCAATGGCGGTGTGTTATACGCAACCCCTAATGCAGAAAAATTCATTGCCGGTACATTATATGGTATGGATGGTAGCGGTAACTATGTCGATTTATTGGCGAAACGCCAAGCGCCATTGAATGCGAAGAAAATCGCGGCTGAACGTGATGACATGATCGAGTACAAAGCGGATAATCAAAAATATGTGATTACCGTGTTTACCGATATTACTTGTGGTTATTGTGCTAAGCTGCACAGCCAAATGAAAGAATATAATGACGAAGGGATCACCGTGCGCTACCTTGCGTTTCCTCGTCAAGGCCCGCATAGCGAAGTGGCTTCGCAAATGGCCTCGATTTGGTGTGATAAAGATCCAGCCGCAGCGATGGATCAGGCGAAGCAATCACATAGTTTACCCAAACCAAGCGCTAATATTGCCCAATGTAAGCAAGAAGTTGCTCACCAATTTCAGTTAGGGCAATCACTCGGAGTGAACGGTACGCCTGCTATTTTCTTGCCTAATGGTGAAATGGTTGGAGGATATTTACCTCCTAAGCAGTTGTTAGCTCGTTTACAACAATCGTAA
- the recJ gene encoding single-stranded-DNA-specific exonuclease RecJ produces the protein MIEIRRRPEPNLSQLPDSIPELLRRLYVNRGVTDLAQLEKSTKSLHSYQQLFGIEQAVTLLFEAISTHKRIIVVGDFDADGATSSALSVLALRMLGSHNVDYLVPNRFEDGYGLSPEVVEQAKEMGAEVIMTVDNGVSSISGVDKAKQYGMTVLVTDHHLPGETLPNADAIVNPNLQTCHFPSKALAGVGVAFYLMMALCVRMRKQQWFANQGMTEPKLMELIDLVALGTVADVVPLDENNRILVHQGLQRIRAGKARPGIQALIEVAKRDARRLVAADFGFALGPRINAAGRLDDMSFGVELLMSNNIHAARRMASELDGLNHTRRDIEAGMKQEAMAFCERLQLSGEKTLPYGLVLFQRDWHQGVIGILASRVKDQFHRPVIAFADGGEGTLKGSCRSVPGLHMRDALDRLDKQAPGIILKFGGHAMAAGLTIVETEYERFSQLFDDIVHSELDESQLKGVILSDGELLPEQLSMSVAEMLRSGGPWGQTFPEPVFDGEFKILHQKLVGEKHLKLMLEPLYQGHPTQLMIDGIAFNVDLRRWPDASVKTVHIAYRLDINEFRGNQTLQLMIEHLEPR, from the coding sequence ATGATAGAAATACGCAGAAGACCAGAACCTAACCTTTCTCAATTACCTGACTCCATTCCTGAACTGTTACGCCGCTTGTATGTGAATAGAGGCGTGACAGACTTGGCCCAGTTAGAAAAAAGCACAAAAAGTTTACATTCCTACCAACAGCTATTTGGTATTGAGCAAGCGGTAACTTTACTGTTTGAAGCGATTAGTACACATAAACGTATTATCGTTGTCGGTGATTTTGATGCCGACGGGGCAACCAGTTCTGCTCTTTCGGTTTTAGCGTTACGTATGTTAGGTAGCCACAATGTGGATTACTTAGTGCCGAATCGTTTTGAAGACGGCTACGGATTAAGCCCAGAGGTGGTCGAGCAAGCGAAAGAAATGGGCGCCGAAGTGATCATGACGGTCGATAATGGCGTCTCTTCTATTAGTGGCGTAGACAAGGCTAAACAGTATGGTATGACCGTGTTAGTCACTGACCATCACTTACCGGGTGAAACGCTGCCGAATGCGGATGCGATTGTAAACCCGAACTTGCAAACGTGCCACTTTCCATCAAAAGCGCTCGCCGGTGTTGGCGTTGCATTTTATCTCATGATGGCATTATGTGTGCGTATGCGAAAACAGCAGTGGTTTGCCAATCAAGGCATGACAGAGCCAAAATTAATGGAGTTGATTGATCTTGTGGCTCTGGGAACTGTAGCAGATGTCGTACCATTAGATGAAAATAACCGTATTCTTGTTCATCAAGGGTTGCAGCGAATTCGTGCTGGTAAAGCTCGTCCAGGGATTCAAGCCTTAATTGAGGTCGCTAAACGGGATGCTCGTCGTTTAGTCGCAGCTGATTTTGGATTTGCGTTAGGGCCGCGTATTAATGCAGCGGGTCGCCTAGATGATATGTCATTTGGGGTCGAGCTTTTAATGAGTAATAATATTCACGCGGCGCGGCGCATGGCCTCGGAATTGGATGGGCTTAATCATACTCGTCGTGATATCGAAGCGGGCATGAAGCAAGAAGCGATGGCGTTTTGTGAACGTTTGCAGTTGAGTGGGGAAAAGACCTTACCTTATGGGTTAGTGTTATTCCAACGTGATTGGCATCAAGGTGTGATTGGAATCTTAGCATCACGTGTGAAAGATCAATTCCATCGACCAGTTATCGCCTTTGCCGATGGTGGTGAAGGAACCTTAAAAGGCTCTTGTCGTTCAGTGCCTGGGCTGCATATGCGTGATGCCTTAGATCGGTTAGACAAACAGGCGCCGGGAATCATTCTTAAGTTCGGAGGGCATGCAATGGCCGCCGGGTTAACTATTGTTGAAACAGAATATGAACGTTTTTCCCAATTGTTTGATGATATCGTGCACAGTGAACTGGATGAAAGTCAGTTAAAAGGGGTTATTCTAAGTGATGGCGAATTACTGCCTGAACAATTATCGATGTCTGTGGCTGAAATGCTGCGTTCAGGAGGCCCCTGGGGGCAAACGTTCCCTGAACCAGTGTTTGATGGGGAATTTAAAATCTTGCACCAAAAGCTGGTGGGAGAGAAGCATTTAAAATTGATGCTGGAACCCTTATACCAAGGCCATCCGACACAATTAATGATTGATGGCATCGCCTTTAATGTCGATTTACGTCGCTGGCCTGATGCATCAGTGAAGACCGTGCATATTGCTTATCGCCTCGATATTAATGAATTTCGAGGCAACCAAACGCTCCAACTGATGATTGAGCACTTAGAGCCGCGTTAA
- a CDS encoding LuxR/HapR/OpaR family quorum-sensing transcriptional regulator, with translation MDASIERRPRTRLSPQKRKHQLMEIALEVFAKRGIGRGGHADIAEIAQVSVATVFNYFPTREDLVDDVLTFVVRQFSNFLTDNIDLDLHARQNLKNIADGIVDLAIDDCHWLKVWFEWSASTREEVWPLFVSSNHTNQLLLKNMFTKAIERGELDNRYAAEDMATLFHGLCYSLFVQTNRVPNEHSVHQLVDNYLDMLCIYAKES, from the coding sequence ATGGATGCTTCTATCGAAAGGCGGCCGCGTACCCGCTTATCCCCTCAAAAGCGTAAACATCAGTTAATGGAAATTGCGCTCGAAGTTTTTGCAAAACGGGGAATTGGACGTGGCGGTCATGCTGATATCGCCGAAATTGCACAAGTATCAGTCGCGACTGTCTTTAACTATTTCCCAACCAGAGAAGACTTAGTCGACGATGTACTGACATTTGTGGTCCGTCAATTCTCTAACTTTTTAACTGATAATATCGATCTTGATTTGCATGCACGTCAAAATCTAAAAAACATTGCTGACGGTATTGTGGACCTTGCAATTGACGATTGTCACTGGCTGAAAGTCTGGTTTGAATGGAGTGCCTCTACCCGTGAAGAAGTATGGCCTCTCTTTGTATCCTCGAACCATACAAATCAACTGCTGCTGAAAAATATGTTCACTAAAGCCATTGAGCGTGGTGAGCTAGATAATCGCTACGCGGCAGAGGACATGGCGACGCTATTCCATGGCCTTTGCTATTCTCTGTTTGTACAAACGAACCGCGTCCCCAACGAACATAGTGTTCACCAGCTAGTGGACAACTACTTAGATATGTTATGTATCTACGCAAAAGAAAGCTAA
- the pdhR gene encoding pyruvate dehydrogenase complex transcriptional repressor PdhR, whose product MAYQRIRQPKLSDVIEQELERLIVEGTLAPGHQLPPERELARQFDVSRPSVREAIQRLEAKRLLTRRQGGGTFVSESLWHNFSDPLINLLSNHPETQLDLLEARHALEGISAYFAALRGTEEDFVVVKACLAKIGEIKNDSDVDRETPVVMEFLVSIAEAAHNVVLLHIIRSLSPLLEQNISQNFKLLRRRPEALDNVSKHRANIVDAIVSGRPEKAHEMSHSHLAYIEETLLDLGREESRRERSLRRIQQGNESQ is encoded by the coding sequence ATGGCTTATCAAAGGATTCGTCAGCCAAAACTTTCTGATGTGATTGAACAAGAATTAGAAAGGCTGATTGTCGAAGGTACGCTTGCTCCCGGACACCAGTTGCCTCCTGAGCGTGAGCTGGCCCGACAATTTGATGTATCTCGGCCATCCGTGAGAGAAGCTATCCAACGTTTAGAGGCGAAACGCCTATTAACTCGCCGTCAGGGTGGGGGAACGTTTGTGAGCGAAAGTTTGTGGCATAATTTTTCTGATCCTCTGATCAATTTATTATCTAATCACCCAGAAACTCAGCTTGATTTATTGGAAGCTCGGCATGCCTTAGAAGGTATTTCGGCCTATTTTGCAGCGTTACGTGGTACCGAAGAAGATTTTGTTGTAGTCAAAGCGTGTCTTGCTAAAATTGGTGAGATTAAAAACGATAGTGATGTAGACCGTGAAACCCCAGTTGTTATGGAGTTTTTAGTCTCGATTGCTGAAGCTGCGCATAATGTGGTTTTACTGCATATTATTCGTAGCTTATCTCCGTTGCTTGAACAAAATATTTCACAGAACTTTAAGCTATTACGCCGACGCCCTGAGGCGCTGGATAATGTAAGTAAACACCGAGCTAATATTGTTGATGCTATCGTCTCTGGGCGCCCAGAAAAAGCCCATGAAATGTCACATTCGCACTTAGCTTATATTGAAGAAACATTGTTGGATTTGGGTCGTGAAGAGTCTCGTCGAGAGCGTTCTCTACGTCGAATTCAGCAGGGTAATGAGTCGCAGTAG
- the aceF gene encoding pyruvate dehydrogenase complex dihydrolipoyllysine-residue acetyltransferase, giving the protein MAIEIYVPDIGADEVDVTEILVNVGDKIEEEQSLISVEGDKASMEVPAPQAGVVKEIKVSEGDKVSTGSFIMTFEEEASAAPEAPAAQDAAPAAAPAASSAPQEVNVPDIGDDEVEVTEIMVKVGDTVEEEQSLISVEGDKASMEVPAPFAGTVKEIKVAEGDKVKTGSFIMIFDVAGSAEAAAPAPAAEAPAAPAASSASQDVNVPDIGDDEVEVTEIMVKVGDTVEEEQSLISVEGDKASMEVPAPFAGTVKEIKVSEGDKVKTGSFIMVFEVAGAAPAPAPEAAPAPAPAPAAKAEAPKAAPAAPAATGEFEENNEYAHATPVVRRLAREFGVNLSKVKGTGRKSRIQKEDVQNYVKNALKRLESGAASAASGKGDGAALGLLPWPKVDFSKFGETEVKSLSRIKKISGANLHRNWVMIPHVTQWDNADITELEKFRKEQNAIEAKKESGMKITPLVFIMKAVAKALDAFPSFNSSLSEDGESLILKKYVNVGIAVDTPNGLVVPVFKDVNNKGIHELSDELKAMSKKARDGKLTASDMQGGCFTISSLGGIGGTAFTPIVNAPEVGILGVSKSEMKPVWNGKDFVPRLQLPLSLSYDHRVIDGAEGARFITYLNGCLSDIRRLVL; this is encoded by the coding sequence ATGGCAATCGAAATTTACGTACCAGATATCGGTGCGGATGAAGTAGACGTTACTGAAATCCTAGTTAACGTTGGTGACAAAATTGAAGAAGAACAGTCACTAATTTCAGTTGAAGGCGACAAAGCCTCAATGGAAGTTCCAGCACCACAAGCGGGTGTAGTTAAAGAAATCAAAGTATCAGAAGGCGATAAAGTGTCTACTGGTAGCTTTATTATGACGTTTGAAGAAGAAGCTAGTGCCGCTCCTGAAGCGCCTGCGGCTCAAGACGCAGCACCAGCTGCAGCGCCTGCAGCTTCTTCAGCGCCGCAAGAAGTTAATGTACCTGATATCGGTGATGACGAAGTTGAAGTTACTGAAATCATGGTAAAAGTTGGCGATACAGTAGAAGAAGAGCAATCGCTTATCTCTGTAGAAGGCGACAAAGCGTCAATGGAAGTTCCAGCACCTTTCGCCGGTACGGTGAAAGAAATCAAAGTGGCTGAAGGCGATAAAGTGAAAACTGGCTCGTTTATCATGATCTTTGACGTAGCGGGTAGCGCGGAAGCTGCAGCACCTGCACCAGCAGCAGAAGCTCCGGCAGCGCCAGCGGCTTCATCTGCATCTCAAGACGTAAACGTACCAGATATTGGTGATGACGAAGTTGAAGTTACTGAAATCATGGTAAAAGTTGGCGACACAGTAGAAGAAGAGCAATCGCTTATTTCTGTGGAAGGCGACAAAGCGTCAATGGAAGTGCCAGCACCTTTCGCCGGTACAGTGAAAGAAATCAAAGTCTCTGAAGGCGATAAAGTAAAAACTGGTTCGTTCATCATGGTCTTTGAAGTGGCTGGTGCCGCGCCTGCTCCTGCTCCTGAAGCAGCACCTGCACCTGCACCTGCGCCTGCAGCAAAAGCGGAAGCGCCTAAAGCTGCGCCTGCCGCTCCTGCAGCGACTGGTGAGTTTGAAGAAAACAACGAGTATGCTCATGCAACGCCAGTTGTACGACGTCTTGCTCGTGAGTTCGGTGTGAACTTATCGAAAGTCAAAGGTACAGGTCGTAAGAGCCGCATTCAGAAAGAAGACGTACAAAACTACGTTAAGAATGCACTTAAACGTCTAGAGTCAGGTGCTGCTTCAGCTGCATCTGGTAAAGGCGACGGCGCTGCACTTGGTTTGCTTCCTTGGCCAAAAGTAGACTTTAGCAAATTCGGTGAAACCGAAGTGAAGTCTCTTTCTCGCATTAAGAAAATCTCTGGTGCTAACCTGCATCGTAACTGGGTGATGATCCCGCATGTTACACAGTGGGATAACGCAGATATCACTGAACTAGAGAAGTTCCGTAAAGAACAGAATGCGATTGAAGCGAAGAAAGAATCCGGCATGAAGATCACGCCACTTGTGTTCATCATGAAAGCAGTAGCGAAAGCACTGGATGCCTTCCCTTCTTTCAACTCGTCACTTTCTGAAGACGGTGAAAGCCTGATTCTTAAGAAATACGTGAACGTAGGTATTGCAGTTGATACACCAAATGGCCTAGTTGTGCCTGTCTTTAAAGACGTGAACAACAAAGGCATTCATGAGTTGTCTGATGAACTGAAAGCGATGTCTAAGAAAGCTCGTGACGGTAAATTGACAGCTTCTGATATGCAAGGTGGGTGTTTCACTATTTCTAGCCTTGGTGGTATTGGCGGTACGGCATTTACGCCAATCGTTAACGCGCCAGAAGTAGGTATCCTAGGTGTATCTAAGTCTGAAATGAAGCCAGTATGGAATGGTAAAGATTTCGTTCCTCGTCTACAGCTTCCGCTGTCACTATCTTACGATCACCGTGTGATTGATGGTGCAGAAGGCGCACGCTTCATCACTTACTTGAACGGTTGTTTGAGCGATATTCGTCGCCTAGTTCTTTAA